The Arcobacter roscoffensis genome segment AAAATCTCTTTTATAGGATGGTTTTGTTCATATCCAACAAAAGTTGTAGCACCTGCATTGAAATAACTTCCAAACCTTTTAAAAGTACTTGCACAACCTCCAAGATTTTTATCTCTTTCAAAAAGTACTAGATTTTTCTTACTATTAAGAGAAGCTATTAAACTCCCCCCTATTCCTGAACCAACAACAGCTATATCAAGCTTTTTCATTTTTAGCTCCTTTAAAAGCCTCTAATGCTCTTTTTCTTGAAAGCTCAATTGATACTATAGGCTTTATATAATCTACAAACAAACTATTTGCGAGTGCACCTTCTTTATGAAATAGTTTTGGGTCTACATCTTTAAGTTCTGGAATTACACTTTTGATAAATAAACCTTCTTTATCAAACTTAGCACTTTGTGTATATGGATTGAAAATCCTAAAATAAGGGACACTATCAGCACCAGTACTAGCTGCCCATTGCCATGAACCTATGTTTGAACTTGCATCATAATCTAAAAGTTTAGAAGCAAAATATCTCTCACCCTTTTTCCAATCAATTAGTAGATTTTTTGTTAAAAATGAAGATACTATCATTCTTAATCTATTATGCATTGTTCCTGTTTTATTAAAGTGAATCATTGCTGCGTCTATTAAGGGAACTCCTGTTTTACCTTCACACCATCTCTCAAAATCCTCTTCATTTTGGTTCCATGAAACTTCTAGACCATTGAAATTCTCAAATTCACTTTTTGGAAAATGAAAAAGTATATAGTTATAAAACTCTCTCCAAAAAAGCTCTCTTATAAAAAACTCAATATTTGCACCTTTTAATTTTTTAATTTTATTAAAAACCTCTACAGAAGAGATAAGTCCAAACCTTAAATGAACAGCTAAAGATGAAGTAGCACTTTTATAAAAAATATCCCTTTGCTCTTCATAATCTTCAATTTTAGAAGAGAACTCCTCTATTAATTCATGGGCAGTTTTATTTAAAAAAGAAGGAAGTTCCACCTCATCAAAGCCCATACTCTCTAAACTTGCTACTTGTTCATAATCATAAGTTATTAATTTTAAATCTTTATTTACTTCAAACTCTTCTAGGGCATCACTTTCCCAAATAAATGAAAGGTTTTTATAAAAAGGTGTAAATACCTTATAGGGTGTTCCATCTTTTTTTAAAGCATTCCAAGGTTTAATAATATATGAATCACTATATCTTCTAAGTGTAATGATTTTATCAACTTGTTCATCTCTTTTTTTTGCATAATCATCAAAATCACATGAACATAAAATCTCATCAAAACCTAAGGGTTTAAGCTTTGAGAAAATCTCTATTGGTTTTCCATAAAAAATAGCTAAATCCAATCCCAAAGCTTTTAACTGTTTTTTTAAGCTAAGCACTGATTTATAAATAAAACTCACTCTTTTATCTTCTTTATCAAGTGAGTTTAAAATATCAGTATCAAAGATAAAAATAGGCATTACTTCATCTTTTGCTTTACTAAGCAATGCACTATTTGTAACTCTAAGGTCTCTTCTAAACCATAAAATCTGTTTCATTATTTATAAGCCTTAACATCAGATCTTAAAGCTAACTCTTTTGGATATGGGTTTAAGAATTTTTGTGTTTTTAAGTACTGCACATCAAATCTTCTTGTATATACATTTATGATTTTAATTACAGCAATTAAAGGAATAAGTTTAGATTTATAATCTTCAATAGATTCTAAAATCTCTTCTTTTTCTTCTTTAGAAATAAGTTTTTTGAAATATCCAAAAATATGTAAAAGTACATTATATGTTTTTTTAATATTCCCTTTTTCATTTATAGCTTTTAAAAAAGCTAATTTATAATCTTCTAAAATATCCTCAACATCTTTTTTATCATGATTTGCAACTATATTTCCAAGTTCTTTATAGGCTTCTGTTGATTTTGAATAAATAAGATATTTATAATCAGTGTGAAACTGTACTAAATCTTTAAAAGTAGGTTTACTATCTATAAACTCATGCAAGTTTCTATATGCAAATATTTGCATTAAAAAGTTTTCTCTAAGCCAAGCATCTTTAAGTCTTCCCTCTTCTTCTACTGGAAGGTATGGGTACTTTTCTTTTATTAAAGCAGCAAATCTTCCAACACCTTTTTTCTCACTTGGGGCATTTATTTCTTTATAAACCTTTACTCTTTCCATTCCACATGTAGGTGAACTTGCTTTTAAAATAAATCCACATAAATAATCATTTTCAATTCTGTTTGCATTTTTTTCACATGATTCATCCAAGGTATCTGTTAAATCAACTTTATCATAAGTCGTTACAACTCTTATATCATTGTCTCTTTCAACTAACCTTATTGTTGGTCTTGGTGTTCCAAATACTTCTGCTTCAGGACAGTATGGCTCAAAATCAAAATAATTACCTAAGGTATTTACTATAAAACCATCTTTAGAATTTGTCCCATCATATCTACACATGCTCCCCATTAAACAAGCTGACACTCCTAGTTTCATAATAAATCCTTTTTTTTCTTTATTTTATAATAAAAAAGAATCAATTAATAGTCTTTATATATCAGTTTATGCTACATATTCTTCTTTACTCTATTTGTAGGCACAGCATCATAGGGATTTTCGGGCCAATAATGTTTTTTGTATTTTCCTCTTAGCTCTTTTCTTACCTCTTCATAAGAGTTATCCCAAAAACTTCTTAAGTCTTGTGTTATTTGTATTGGTCTTTGTGCTGGAGTTAAAAGATGTATTGTTAAAGGTATTTGATTATTTAAAACCTTAGGCGTTTGATGTAGTGAAAAAACTTCTTGTATTTTTACTGCTAAAACAGCACATGAAGAATCTGAATAATCTATTTTTATTTTTGATCCACTTGGTACATTTATGTGTGTAGGCACTTCTTTATCAAAACTTTGAAAAACTTCATAATTTATATTTGATAAAAGTATTGTATAAATATCAAGTTTTTGCAAGTCTTCAAACTTCTTAATATTGTTTAAAAATGGTTTCAGCCATATTTCAACACTACTACTTAAATACTCATCAGAAAAATCCATTAAGTCTAAATCACATTTATAGTTTTGTTTTTTTGCTTTGTTATAAAAGTTTATTCTGTTTTGAAGACTTAATGCTTTTTTATCAAAATTCAAAGTTTGTTTTACACCTTTTGTTTTAATAAAATCTAAAATGGCATTTATATACTCTTCTTTTGAAATAGAACTTGCCTTTTTGTAAGAAATAACAAGCTGTTCAAACTTCAAAACTTCATACAACTCAAAATTATCTTTATTTATAGATTCAATAGAAGTGGTAAAATGATTTTTTAAATACTTATCTAAGAGCTTAAAATCAATAGCTAAAGCTTGATTAATATAAGAGTTCGTTTGTTTTGCACTTATATTTACAGCTACTAAATACTCATTTCTTTGAAGGTTTTCATCACTTATAATTGCAGCTTTTTTGTTACTTAAAGCATAAGTATTATCTGAACTTACTCTTTTTTTAGCCAACCTATCAGGATATGCAAAAAGTAATATTACACCTAAAAGGTTTTTGTCAAAGCTCTTTTCTCTTTTTATTTCTTTTATTTTATTAAGCCTTGTAAAAAACATATCTGCTTGTTTTTTTACAATATTTAGTCTATTTAGATTTATATTATTTAAGTTTGTTTGTTCATATACAGCTTCAAATCTTCTCATAAAATCTTTAGAATCAGTTTTTAGAATATCATTTTCTATTAATAAGGAAGCTGTTATACAAGATTGCTTTGCAAAACCAACTTCATTTGCTTTTAATATCATAAAACCTAGCCTTGGATGAATACCTAAATTTAAAACATCTTCACCTAAAGAAGTGATATTTCCTTTTTCATCAAGAAGTTCCAAACTTTTAAGTAGTTCTTTTGAACTATTTTCAAACTCTTTTTTAGGTCTGTCAAGTAAGGTTAACTCTTCTAAGTCTTGTACACCCCAAAGTGATGTATCTAATAAAAATGAACTTAAATCAACTCTTAAAATTTCAGGTGTTGAACTTGGATTTAATATTCTTTTTTGATGCCAAAGTTTATAACAAAGCCCTTTACTTAATCTACCAGCTCTTCCAGCTCTTTGAATTGCACTATCTTCACAAATAAAAGAGTATTCTAAATGATCCATTCCAGTTGTAAAGTCATATCTTGAAATCTTCTCTAAACCTGAGTCAATTACAACTTTAACACCCTCAATTGTTAGAGAAGTTTGAGCAATATTTGTAGATAATATAACTTTTCTTTTTTCATTTTTATTTATTGCTATGTTTTGTTCTTCTTTTGATAGGTTTGAGTGAAGGGGTGATATTAAAATATCTTCTTTTAAACTAAGTTCTAATAGTTTTTTTAGATTATTTATTTCTTTAAAACCTGCAAGAAAAACTAAAACATCTCCTTCATTTTCCTTCAATGCTTTTAATACAATGCTTTCTAAAAGTTTGTCTAAATCTTTTATTGAGGGATGTTTTATATCTAAAGGTAAATATATATCTTTAACCTCAAACATTCGTCCATCACTTTTTATAAGTTCAAAATTACATAAAGTTTCTTGAAGTTCTTTTGCTTGTAGTGTTGCTGACATTAAAACTATTTTTAAATCTTCCCTTAATAGCTCTTGAGCTTGTAAGCATAAAGCAAGGCCTAAATCAGTATTAATACTTCTTTCATGAAACTCATCAAAAATCACACAAGCACACTTTTCTAAAGCTTGATCAGACTGTATCATTCTTGTTAGAATTCCCTCAGTTACAACTAAAACTTTTGTCTTACTACTTTTTTTACTATCTAGTTTTATTTGATAACCTACTGTTTGCCCTACTTGTTCACCTAAAAGTCTTGCCATTTGAGATGCAACAGCAATAGCTGCTACTCTTCTTGGTTCTAAAACAATAATTATTTTATCTTCAAGCCATGATTCTTTTAGTAAGCTAATAGGAACTATAGTACTTTTACCAGCTCCAGCAGGAGCTTCAATTATTAGATTTGATTTATTTTGTAATACCTCTTTTATTTGAGGTATTACTTCGTTTATTGAAAAGTTTGTCATAAAGCAATTATATTGAAAAGTTTATACTACTTTACTTTCTTTTTTAGCTTTTTTAATATTTCTAACTTTTTTTGTAGTTTTTCTTTTTGTTTTTTTGACTCTTCATTTTTTATAGATTTTTTAGTCTTTTTTATTTTAAGCTCTATTTCACTTTTTAAATCTCTTTTTTTTTGCTTTAAAATACTTTTACTAAGTGATAAATTATATAACTCTTTTATTTCATCAAAGATTTTTTCTATTTTCATAGTTCTTCTCCTAACTCTTGAATATCTTTATTCTCAATTAATAAAATTGACATTGCATTAATTATATTTTTTGAAATATCATGGGCAAATGTTGTGTCATTGATTAAAGATGTTGCCATTTTTTTATCTATTTTATCTTCTCTAATTAACTCATCAATTCTTTCATTTCTCAAAATATCTAACTGTTTTAGATTATCTTTTAAAACTTCTAAAGAAGATAAAACTTCAATATCATCTTTTTCATTTCTAATATCATCAATAGTTTTTAAAATTGTAACTAAATTTAATCTTATTTTATTGTACTCTTCTTTTATAAAACTATTTTTCGACTTTAAATAAATAGTCAAATTCTTATGTAAGTCTCTAATGTCTTTAGTAGATTCTACTATATTTCTTGCTGCAAGTTTTAAATCATAGATTCTTTGTTTGTCATTATCATCCATGCTTTCTTGAGCATAAGCTGAAAACTTAACTATCTCACCATATAAACTTTTAATTTTATTTGTATAAAAAAGATTTACATCTGTATTTATATCTAGATTTGATTTTTCTACAACTTCACTCAGTGTTTTTATATCTACACTTCTATAGTTATGTCTGTGTAAATATATTCCATGAGACAATACTTCTTGTGCATTATCATAAAGATGGAAAATCTCTTTTTTAACCCCAATTAAAGCAGCATCAGGAATTTTCAATAATCCATTATCAAGATATCTTGGTTTTGATTTTGAACTTTTTTCATTTCTAAATAAACCTTTTAAATACTTTTCTAATTTATAAGTAAAAGGAGAGACGACTATCACTCCAATTATATTAAACACAGTATGAAATAGTGCTAATTTCATAGTGTAATCATCAGCTGCAATTGAAATCTTACTTGCCAAGAAATCAACGAAATCAGCTAATTGATATAAGAAAAGTATTGCAATTATTCCGGTGGTTATATTAAAAATAAAGTGAGCAACTGCTAGTCTTTTTCCATTTGAATTTGAAGCAAGTGCTGCAATAACAGCTGTAACAGTTGTACCAATATTCGCACCAATTGCTAATTCTAAGGCATTTAAATATACAATTTGTCCAGTTGCAAGTGCTGTTATAATAAGTGCCATTGTTGCACTACTTGATTGTATTACAATAGTTGCAATTGCTCCTAATGCAATATAAACTATAACTCCTAAATAACCCTCCATTGCAAACTGAGATAAATCAAGTCCAGCTTTTAGTGTTTCAAAACCATCTTTCATATATGAGATTCCTAAGAAAACAAAACCTAAACCTAAAAGTACATTCCCAAAACCTTTTAAACTATTAGAAGCAGAAAATCTAAATAAAACACCAAAAATAATCATAGGCATCGCATAAGCTGAAATCTTTATCTTTACACCAAAACTTGATACTATCCAAGCTGTTGTAGTTGTACCTATGTTTGAACCAAATACAATTCCTATAGCACCACTTAAACTAATAAGTCCTGCACTTAAAAAAGAAATTACAATAATAGAAACTAAAGAAGAACTTTGAACTATGGAAGTTGATAAAAAACCTGTTCCTATTGCTTTAGGAATACTATTTGTACTTTTTTGTATCACTTTTTCTAGGATACCTCCACTAAATAGCTTAAAGCCATCTTCCATAAAAACCATACCAATTAAAAATATTGCAATACCTGCAATAATCACTTTTGCATCATCATTTGAAAAAAGCACATAAGCTAAAAGTGCCAAAATCAAAGGATATAAAATTCGCTTTGCCATAAAAACTCCTAAATTATAGGTAATACCTATATTTATACCAAAATAATATTAATATGTTATTTAAGTTTTTCTACTATATAATGTTTGTATATAAGAATATATTATAAAGGTATAAAGTGATTCTAAAAAAATTAATGATATTTATTATTCTGTGTTTACTTCCCTTAAGTATTTCTGCAAAAGAGTATACAATAGGATTTGCACAAGACACCCTAAAAAATGACTGGAGACTAGCTCAAATTGAAGAGCTAAAAGATGAAGCAAAAAAACATCCAAATCTAAAGCTTATTATAAAAAGTGCAAATGCAAAAGTTTCTAAACAAATAAGAGATATTGAAATTTTTATAGAACAAGAAGTAGATTTTATTATTACAAGTCCTATTGAAGCAAATATCACAAGTTTAGCTTTAAAAAAAGCAATTGATAAAGGTATAAAGGTTATTTTACTAAGCAGAACTGTAAATAGTGATAATTACACTACTTTCATATCTCCTGATAATGAAAAAATAGGAGAAGAAGCAGCAAAACATCTAGTAGATACTTTAGATAAAAAAGGGGTAATTCTAGAACTTCAAGGAATAAAAACAGCCACATCAACTATCAAAAGAAGTGCTGGATTTAATAAAATAATAAAACAATACCCTAATATAAAAGTAATTAGAAAAAATGCAAACTTTTTAAGAGCAAATGCTATAACTGTTATGCAAGAGCTATATAAAAAAGACATAAAATTTGATGCCATTTTTTCCCATAGTGATAGTATGTTAGAGGGTGTTAGAAAAGTAATGAGAAAATATAAAAAAGATTTGACTATTCCAATGATAGGAATTGACTATATAAAAGCTTCACAAAGTGCCATATTAAGTGGTGAGCAAAGTGCAACTTTTGTTTATCAAACATCAGCTAAAGAAGGTGTTCAAGCAATTGTAGATATAATAAATAACAAAGCTGTCAAAAAAAACATTACACTAGATACTTTAAAAGTTACGAAAGATAATGTAAGTAAAATTCAACCCATTTTTTAAAGGACCTAATTGTTAAGAAATAAACTATTTATTCTAATTATTTCAATTTCATCTCTTAGTTTAATACTAAGTGGTATTGTTTACTATAAAAATATGAACTCTATATTTGAAGATCAAGCAATACTTAGCATAAAACATGATAAAAAAATATTTAATTCCTACCTAAAAGAAAAAAAAGAACAAATAAAAAACTTGTCATTTGGTGTAGCAAATAATGAAAACACAAAACTATCTCTAAATTTAATATCAAATTATCAAGACCCAAAAAACTACTCTAAAGAAACTTTTGATTATGAAAAACAAAGACTACTTGAACTCTCATCTCAATGGGTAAGTTTAAAAGAAGGTATATCACTAAGTCTTTATGATAAAAATAGAAGTTTAGTTATTACAAATTCAGAACTTGAAGGAAAAAGAAATAAAGGTTATTTGTCTTATGAAAATCAAAAAGCAATATTTGTTGACTTGATAGATAAAAAAAACCAAAGCTTTCCCAAGTTAAAAGATATAAATAACTTTAAGAAAAACTCTTTTACTTTTGTGCAAAAAGAAAATAGCATTGTAAGTGTATATTTAAAAGAGGTTTACTTAGGAGAAAAACTTGTTGGATACCTAAAGGTATGTTTTAATATTGACTCGTCATTTTTAAATACTTTAAAAGAAAACTTTATGAATAATGTGATTTTTCAACTTGACAATCAAAAATATATTTTTGTTGACAACTTAAATAAAAAGGCTTTTAATTCAATAAAAGACTCAAAAGACTATTTAATAAAAAAATCTAAAATAACTGATGGAAAAACCTCTATTTACTTAGTAAATATTTTAAATAAAGAGACTATAAATAAAAAAATTCGAAAGACTATTGAAACAATTATTTTAATTTGGTTTATGATTTTAAGTATAACTATTTTTCTATCTTATATTTTTACAAAAAAATATATACTAAATCCAATAGAGAACCTACAAAAAATTATTGAAAACATAAAAAAGAATACTAAACTTTCCAGTTTAAAAACAAATAAAAAAACTAAAGATGAAATAAAAAATATTAGTAATGACTTCAAACAATTATCAACAGCCTTAGATAAAAATATTGCTTTTTTAAATAGTTATCAATCAATTATGGATGAAGCAGCAATAGTAAGTAAATCTGACTTAAAAGGTAAAATAACATATGTAAATGATAACTTTGTCACAATATCAGGATATACAAGAGAAGAATCAATAGGCTCTCCTCATAGCCTAATAAGACATCCAGATACTCCAAAAGAAGTATTTGAAGATTTATGGAATACTATACAAAATAAAAAAATTTGGAAAGGTACACTAAAAAATAAAAGAAAAGATGGCTCATACTATTGGGTAAATCTTATTATTCGTCCTCTTTTAGATGAAAATGACAATATCACTAAATATATTGCTTTTAGATATGATATTACTGAACTAATTGAGCAAAGAGAAACAATTAAAAAAGCAGCGAATACTGATAAATTAACAGGTCTTTGTAATAGATCAAAACTAATAAATGATATAAAAAAGTTTGACATGCCTGCTTTATCTTTTTTTAATGTTGATAGTTTTAGACAAGTAAATGATTTTTACGGACATCTATTTGGTGATAGACTAATTATAGAACTTGCTTCATTTTTACAAGAAGAGTTTATAAACAATAAAAATATTAGAATTTATAGAACTCAAGCAGATGAATTTGCTCTACTTTCAAATTTAAGTAGTAGTTTTGAAAAAGAATCATTTTTTGGAGAAGTATACAAACTAAATAGAAAAATCAATAATAACCTATTTAAAATTGAAAATGAAGACTTAAATTTAAATATAACATCATCAATTTCATATGAAAATAAAGACAAACTTTTACCAACAGCTAATATGGCTTTAAAACATGCAAAGAAAAATGCTGTTGATTTACTTGTATATAAAGATGATTATAGCTTAGATAAAATGTATGAAAACAATATCAAATGGACAAAAAAACTAAAAATAGCTATAAGTGAAGATAAAATAGTTCCATTTTTTCAGCCAATAATAAATAACAAAACAAAAAAGATTGAGAAATATGAATCTTTAGTTAGATTAATTGATGAAGATGACAAGGTAATATCTCCATTTTTCTTTTTAGAAATATCAAAGAAGACTAAGCATTATGGGACTATTACAAAAACTGTAATCAAAAAAAGTTTTGAAAAGTTTAAAGATAGTGATTATGAATTTTCTATAAATCTAACAATTGAAGATATTTTAAATGAAGATATTCAATCATATATTTTCTTCATGCTTGAAAAGTATCAAATTGGGCAAAAAGTAGTGTTTGAGATTGTTGAATCTGAATCAATTGAAAATTTTGCAGAGGTATCTAAGTTTATTTCAGAAGTTAAGAAGTATGGAGTAAAGATAGCTATTGATGATTTTGGAACAGGTTATTCTAACTTTGAATACCTACTAAAATTAAAAGCAGACTTCGTCAAAATCGATGGATCTATGATAAAAGATATTCATAAAAACGAAGACTCTCGGGCAGTTGTTTCTGTAATTGTTGATTTTGCAAAAAAGATGAATATGAAAACAATTGCAGAGTTTGTTGAGAATAAAGAGATACTAGATGTACTATATGAATTAGATATTGACTATTCTCAAGGCTATCATTTTAGTGCACCTAAAAAAGATATTGACTAATATTATCTATTTTTAGATATAATCGCGAATATAAAAAGATTTAAAAGGAATTATCATCAAAGCATTTAATTCATTAAATTTAGAGCCAAGTATTATTAAAGCCTTGGAAGATTTAAATTATGAAACACCAACACCAATTCAAAAGAAAAGTATACCTGTTGCTTTAAAGAAAAAAGACATTATAGCAACTGCACAAAGTGGTTCAGGTAAAACTGCTGCTTTTGTATTACCAATTATTGACGAAATATATAATACAAATAATCAAGCCCATCCTTTAAGAGCCTTAATTATAGCTCCAACAAGAGAACTTGTAAATCAAATCAATAAAGCTATTGAAGATTTTAGTAAATATATAGATATTAGAAAAACTGTAGTTTTTGGTGGAGTATCATCAAAAGACCAAGAAAGAAAAATAGCAAAAGGTGTTGATATTATTGTAGCAACACCAGGA includes the following:
- a CDS encoding cryptochrome/photolyase family protein, translating into MKQILWFRRDLRVTNSALLSKAKDEVMPIFIFDTDILNSLDKEDKRVSFIYKSVLSLKKQLKALGLDLAIFYGKPIEIFSKLKPLGFDEILCSCDFDDYAKKRDEQVDKIITLRRYSDSYIIKPWNALKKDGTPYKVFTPFYKNLSFIWESDALEEFEVNKDLKLITYDYEQVASLESMGFDEVELPSFLNKTAHELIEEFSSKIEDYEEQRDIFYKSATSSLAVHLRFGLISSVEVFNKIKKLKGANIEFFIRELFWREFYNYILFHFPKSEFENFNGLEVSWNQNEEDFERWCEGKTGVPLIDAAMIHFNKTGTMHNRLRMIVSSFLTKNLLIDWKKGERYFASKLLDYDASSNIGSWQWAASTGADSVPYFRIFNPYTQSAKFDKEGLFIKSVIPELKDVDPKLFHKEGALANSLFVDYIKPIVSIELSRKRALEAFKGAKNEKA
- a CDS encoding YbgA family protein, with amino-acid sequence MKLGVSACLMGSMCRYDGTNSKDGFIVNTLGNYFDFEPYCPEAEVFGTPRPTIRLVERDNDIRVVTTYDKVDLTDTLDESCEKNANRIENDYLCGFILKASSPTCGMERVKVYKEINAPSEKKGVGRFAALIKEKYPYLPVEEEGRLKDAWLRENFLMQIFAYRNLHEFIDSKPTFKDLVQFHTDYKYLIYSKSTEAYKELGNIVANHDKKDVEDILEDYKLAFLKAINEKGNIKKTYNVLLHIFGYFKKLISKEEKEEILESIEDYKSKLIPLIAVIKIINVYTRRFDVQYLKTQKFLNPYPKELALRSDVKAYK
- the hrpB gene encoding ATP-dependent helicase HrpB, with the protein product MTNFSINEVIPQIKEVLQNKSNLIIEAPAGAGKSTIVPISLLKESWLEDKIIIVLEPRRVAAIAVASQMARLLGEQVGQTVGYQIKLDSKKSSKTKVLVVTEGILTRMIQSDQALEKCACVIFDEFHERSINTDLGLALCLQAQELLREDLKIVLMSATLQAKELQETLCNFELIKSDGRMFEVKDIYLPLDIKHPSIKDLDKLLESIVLKALKENEGDVLVFLAGFKEINNLKKLLELSLKEDILISPLHSNLSKEEQNIAINKNEKRKVILSTNIAQTSLTIEGVKVVIDSGLEKISRYDFTTGMDHLEYSFICEDSAIQRAGRAGRLSKGLCYKLWHQKRILNPSSTPEILRVDLSSFLLDTSLWGVQDLEELTLLDRPKKEFENSSKELLKSLELLDEKGNITSLGEDVLNLGIHPRLGFMILKANEVGFAKQSCITASLLIENDILKTDSKDFMRRFEAVYEQTNLNNINLNRLNIVKKQADMFFTRLNKIKEIKREKSFDKNLLGVILLFAYPDRLAKKRVSSDNTYALSNKKAAIISDENLQRNEYLVAVNISAKQTNSYINQALAIDFKLLDKYLKNHFTTSIESINKDNFELYEVLKFEQLVISYKKASSISKEEYINAILDFIKTKGVKQTLNFDKKALSLQNRINFYNKAKKQNYKCDLDLMDFSDEYLSSSVEIWLKPFLNNIKKFEDLQKLDIYTILLSNINYEVFQSFDKEVPTHINVPSGSKIKIDYSDSSCAVLAVKIQEVFSLHQTPKVLNNQIPLTIHLLTPAQRPIQITQDLRSFWDNSYEEVRKELRGKYKKHYWPENPYDAVPTNRVKKNM
- a CDS encoding Na/Pi cotransporter family protein, encoding MAKRILYPLILALLAYVLFSNDDAKVIIAGIAIFLIGMVFMEDGFKLFSGGILEKVIQKSTNSIPKAIGTGFLSTSIVQSSSLVSIIVISFLSAGLISLSGAIGIVFGSNIGTTTTAWIVSSFGVKIKISAYAMPMIIFGVLFRFSASNSLKGFGNVLLGLGFVFLGISYMKDGFETLKAGLDLSQFAMEGYLGVIVYIALGAIATIVIQSSSATMALIITALATGQIVYLNALELAIGANIGTTVTAVIAALASNSNGKRLAVAHFIFNITTGIIAILFLYQLADFVDFLASKISIAADDYTMKLALFHTVFNIIGVIVVSPFTYKLEKYLKGLFRNEKSSKSKPRYLDNGLLKIPDAALIGVKKEIFHLYDNAQEVLSHGIYLHRHNYRSVDIKTLSEVVEKSNLDINTDVNLFYTNKIKSLYGEIVKFSAYAQESMDDNDKQRIYDLKLAARNIVESTKDIRDLHKNLTIYLKSKNSFIKEEYNKIRLNLVTILKTIDDIRNEKDDIEVLSSLEVLKDNLKQLDILRNERIDELIREDKIDKKMATSLINDTTFAHDISKNIINAMSILLIENKDIQELGEEL
- a CDS encoding substrate-binding domain-containing protein, with the translated sequence MILKKLMIFIILCLLPLSISAKEYTIGFAQDTLKNDWRLAQIEELKDEAKKHPNLKLIIKSANAKVSKQIRDIEIFIEQEVDFIITSPIEANITSLALKKAIDKGIKVILLSRTVNSDNYTTFISPDNEKIGEEAAKHLVDTLDKKGVILELQGIKTATSTIKRSAGFNKIIKQYPNIKVIRKNANFLRANAITVMQELYKKDIKFDAIFSHSDSMLEGVRKVMRKYKKDLTIPMIGIDYIKASQSAILSGEQSATFVYQTSAKEGVQAIVDIINNKAVKKNITLDTLKVTKDNVSKIQPIF
- a CDS encoding EAL domain-containing protein, giving the protein MLRNKLFILIISISSLSLILSGIVYYKNMNSIFEDQAILSIKHDKKIFNSYLKEKKEQIKNLSFGVANNENTKLSLNLISNYQDPKNYSKETFDYEKQRLLELSSQWVSLKEGISLSLYDKNRSLVITNSELEGKRNKGYLSYENQKAIFVDLIDKKNQSFPKLKDINNFKKNSFTFVQKENSIVSVYLKEVYLGEKLVGYLKVCFNIDSSFLNTLKENFMNNVIFQLDNQKYIFVDNLNKKAFNSIKDSKDYLIKKSKITDGKTSIYLVNILNKETINKKIRKTIETIILIWFMILSITIFLSYIFTKKYILNPIENLQKIIENIKKNTKLSSLKTNKKTKDEIKNISNDFKQLSTALDKNIAFLNSYQSIMDEAAIVSKSDLKGKITYVNDNFVTISGYTREESIGSPHSLIRHPDTPKEVFEDLWNTIQNKKIWKGTLKNKRKDGSYYWVNLIIRPLLDENDNITKYIAFRYDITELIEQRETIKKAANTDKLTGLCNRSKLINDIKKFDMPALSFFNVDSFRQVNDFYGHLFGDRLIIELASFLQEEFINNKNIRIYRTQADEFALLSNLSSSFEKESFFGEVYKLNRKINNNLFKIENEDLNLNITSSISYENKDKLLPTANMALKHAKKNAVDLLVYKDDYSLDKMYENNIKWTKKLKIAISEDKIVPFFQPIINNKTKKIEKYESLVRLIDEDDKVISPFFFLEISKKTKHYGTITKTVIKKSFEKFKDSDYEFSINLTIEDILNEDIQSYIFFMLEKYQIGQKVVFEIVESESIENFAEVSKFISEVKKYGVKIAIDDFGTGYSNFEYLLKLKADFVKIDGSMIKDIHKNEDSRAVVSVIVDFAKKMNMKTIAEFVENKEILDVLYELDIDYSQGYHFSAPKKDID